One stretch of Armigeres subalbatus isolate Guangzhou_Male chromosome 2, GZ_Asu_2, whole genome shotgun sequence DNA includes these proteins:
- the LOC134217004 gene encoding uncharacterized protein LOC134217004: MCWGFNVIKHILTPAQTAPQHLSHEAKQQKVMNVKYPPSATGVGDIPPKPQKNTNLLCAHELNWLFQVDGFRWLDGDRKFEAEVEKANFRSGLRGWWKIEWNRCSANECFT, from the exons ATGTGCTGGGGCTTCAATGTGATAAAACATATCTTGACGCCAGCGCAGACTGCGCCACAGCACCTTAGTCACGAAGCAAAACAACAGAAAGTCATGAATGTCAAGTATCCACCTTCGGCGACTGGGGTGGGTGATATTCCACCGAAACCACAGAAGAACACCAATCTACTGTGTGCTCACGAGCTGAATTG GTTATTTCAGGTGGATGGATTTCGATGGCTGGATGGAGATCGAAAGTTCGAAGCAGAAGTCGAAAAAGCAAATTTCCGATCCGGACTCCGTGGGTGGTGGAAAATTGAATGGAACCGTTGCTCTGCCAACGAATGTTTCACGTAG